One genomic window of Candidatus Minimicrobia sp. QA0096 includes the following:
- a CDS encoding DUF5665 domain-containing protein, translated as MKKSAKEQSNKLAKKVVRDNENGARRAILEDLFFDFHKSRHQVYWVNFVRGIFFGLGSALGATLLIAILIWILGQFADIFPPLADFINHLIETMQRRQ; from the coding sequence GTGAAAAAGTCAGCCAAAGAACAGTCAAATAAGTTGGCAAAAAAAGTCGTTCGTGATAACGAAAACGGTGCTCGTCGGGCGATTTTGGAGGATTTGTTTTTTGATTTTCATAAATCTCGCCATCAGGTTTACTGGGTGAATTTTGTTCGCGGAATTTTCTTTGGCCTTGGAAGTGCTTTGGGTGCGACATTATTGATCGCGATATTGATTTGGATTTTGGGGCAATTTGCCGACATTTTTCCGCCGTTGGCTGATTTTATCAACCACTTAATTGAGACAATGCAACGTCGTCAATAG
- a CDS encoding UTP--glucose-1-phosphate uridylyltransferase — protein sequence MRKPTKAIIAAAGFGTRFLPQTKAMPKEMLPLIDKPIIQYVVEELVEAGIKDIIIIGSANKRAIEDHFDEPNEELLANLRAGGPKKQPFIDEVQNLAEMANFIYIRQKGPYGNATPLACASHLIHHDEPVIYTFADDFIAASPSRFKQMIEASENLDGAVLSCKKITDDAEFDRYGVINGQGVKDGVIKMTNIVEKPGKENAPSDLASVSSYLLPGEIFGYLDKAKEEFDGNGEFTIQPIMQQMIDDGFDFYGVEITNGTYYDTGDKLEYLKTVIDFGLRDPNFGDKLRAHLTDRLK from the coding sequence ATGAGAAAACCAACTAAAGCTATCATCGCCGCTGCCGGTTTTGGTACACGATTTTTGCCACAAACTAAAGCCATGCCAAAGGAGATGCTGCCGCTGATTGATAAGCCGATTATTCAATACGTCGTCGAGGAATTAGTTGAGGCTGGCATTAAAGATATCATTATTATCGGTAGCGCGAATAAGCGAGCAATCGAGGATCATTTTGACGAGCCGAATGAAGAGCTTTTGGCTAATTTGCGTGCTGGCGGTCCTAAAAAACAGCCGTTCATTGACGAGGTGCAGAATTTGGCTGAGATGGCAAACTTTATTTATATCCGCCAGAAGGGCCCGTACGGCAACGCAACACCTTTGGCCTGCGCCTCGCATTTGATTCATCATGATGAGCCTGTGATTTACACATTTGCGGATGACTTTATTGCGGCTAGTCCAAGTCGTTTCAAGCAGATGATCGAGGCATCAGAAAATCTAGATGGAGCGGTTCTGTCATGTAAGAAGATAACTGATGATGCGGAATTTGATCGTTATGGAGTTATCAACGGTCAAGGAGTGAAAGATGGCGTTATAAAAATGACGAATATCGTTGAAAAGCCGGGCAAGGAGAACGCGCCTTCTGATTTGGCGAGTGTCAGTAGCTATTTACTTCCGGGCGAGATTTTCGGCTATCTAGACAAAGCCAAGGAAGAATTTGACGGCAACGGCGAGTTTACAATTCAGCCAATTATGCAACAAATGATTGACGACGGATTTGATTTCTATGGCGTAGAGATTACGAACGGCACTTATTATGACACTGGCGATAAATTGGAATATTTGAAGACGGTGATTGACTTTGGATTGCGTGATCCTAACTTTGGTGATAAATTGCGCGCCCATCTGACGGATCGTCTAAAATAA
- the gatB gene encoding Asp-tRNA(Asn)/Glu-tRNA(Gln) amidotransferase subunit GatB, whose translation MSVYDDYEMTIGIECHVQLATKTKLFSPADNDARDAEPNTKTHQIDFGLPGMLPVLNKHAVELAVLAGKALNSPIAHVSRFDRKHYFYPDLPKGYQTSQMYNPIILAGYVDAPLEDGSLKRVRIHHAHMEEDAGKLTHHDGYSLVDLNRAGTPLIEIVSEPDMHSAEEAKAYVSELHKLMVYAGVTYGNLYHGNMRFDVNISVAKKGATELGKRAEIKNLNSFRSVERAAEYEFKRQVDILERGEEVVQETRGWNDDKQITISQRSKEDAQDYRYMPDPDIPPVVLTDEVITEIQSKVPMLPGEYREKWSALNLDKSVINSLLSNQDYAQITLEVQEKSGEASAKRVAHWFASALTASDESDAQMDNESIRVAVDDLIELAEMTEKSEVSSTNAKELFNELLAGATNPRKLAEEKNLLQVSDESAIAAIVDEVLSDPASAASIADIKAGKDKAIGYLVGQVMKKSKGQANPSLAQKLIRERL comes from the coding sequence ATGAGTGTATATGACGATTATGAAATGACAATTGGTATCGAATGTCACGTTCAGCTAGCGACGAAAACCAAGCTATTTAGTCCGGCCGACAATGACGCTCGCGACGCTGAGCCGAATACTAAGACGCATCAGATTGATTTTGGTTTGCCGGGGATGTTGCCGGTTTTGAATAAACACGCTGTTGAGTTGGCGGTTCTCGCTGGAAAAGCCTTGAATTCGCCGATTGCGCACGTTAGCCGATTTGATCGAAAGCATTATTTTTATCCAGATTTACCAAAGGGCTATCAGACTTCACAGATGTATAATCCGATTATTTTGGCTGGATATGTCGATGCGCCATTGGAAGATGGTTCTTTGAAACGCGTGCGAATCCATCATGCTCACATGGAGGAAGATGCTGGTAAGTTAACGCATCACGACGGCTATTCGTTGGTCGATCTTAACCGTGCTGGCACGCCGTTGATTGAGATTGTTTCTGAGCCGGATATGCATTCGGCTGAGGAGGCTAAAGCTTACGTTTCGGAACTTCATAAATTGATGGTTTATGCGGGCGTGACTTATGGTAATTTGTACCACGGAAATATGCGATTTGACGTTAATATTTCAGTAGCAAAGAAGGGCGCAACAGAGCTTGGAAAGCGCGCAGAAATTAAGAATCTCAATTCCTTCCGCAGCGTTGAAAGGGCTGCTGAGTATGAGTTCAAGCGTCAAGTCGATATTTTGGAACGTGGCGAAGAAGTTGTTCAGGAAACCAGAGGTTGGAATGATGACAAGCAAATAACTATTTCTCAGAGGTCAAAGGAAGACGCGCAGGATTATCGCTATATGCCAGACCCAGATATTCCGCCAGTTGTGCTGACTGACGAGGTGATTACTGAAATTCAGTCCAAAGTGCCGATGCTTCCGGGTGAATATAGGGAAAAATGGAGCGCGCTGAACTTGGATAAATCTGTTATCAATTCGCTTTTGTCTAACCAGGATTATGCTCAGATTACATTGGAAGTTCAGGAAAAGTCTGGTGAGGCTTCCGCTAAGCGAGTCGCGCATTGGTTTGCGAGCGCATTGACGGCTTCTGACGAAAGTGACGCGCAAATGGACAATGAATCTATACGTGTGGCGGTTGACGATTTGATAGAATTGGCTGAAATGACAGAGAAGTCTGAAGTTTCCAGCACGAATGCAAAGGAACTGTTCAATGAGCTTCTGGCTGGCGCGACAAATCCACGTAAGCTTGCTGAGGAGAAGAATTTATTACAGGTTTCTGATGAATCGGCGATTGCTGCAATCGTTGACGAAGTTCTGAGCGATCCAGCTTCGGCGGCGTCAATTGCAGACATTAAGGCTGGAAAAGATAAGGCTATTGGCTATTTGGTTGGTCAAGTCATGAAGAAGTCTAAGGGTCAAGCTAATCCAAGCCTTGCTCAGAAACTGATTCGCGAAAGACTTTAG
- the gatA gene encoding Asp-tRNA(Asn)/Glu-tRNA(Gln) amidotransferase subunit GatA → MSEISDFIGKSAVENVKEVLRRAREIGEYNALLSLTEERALERAEKVDAGEISGRLAGVPFVVKDNFLAFGAPTTAASKMLENFNAPLQATAVEKLEAEGAIFIGKANLDAFAHGGSTENSAFGPTKNAADKTRVAGGSSGGSAVVTALDVVPFALGTDTGGSIRQPASFNGVVGIKPTYGAVSRYGVVAMASSTDTIGCFATNAEDTDLVMEIMAGRDDKDMTTLPDFWNNQPEFAKKKIGLVKQCMTDDVDAEVRQKTLDYAEKLKQLGYEIEEVDLSMMQHSLAMYYIIVPAELSSNLARYDGVRYGHRAAEVKTLAELYGRSRNEGFMTENKRRIMIGSFVLSSGFFDAYYMQAQKARTLLIDEFKKLFTRYDALLMPVAPTPAFKIGENASDPIKMYLADIMTVPASLAGLPAVAAPAGNSDEGLPIGVQLIGDYKSDKNLLKLVSEVEKI, encoded by the coding sequence ATGAGTGAGATTAGTGATTTTATCGGCAAGAGCGCAGTTGAGAATGTAAAAGAAGTATTACGACGAGCGCGTGAAATTGGGGAGTATAATGCGCTGCTTAGCTTGACGGAAGAGCGTGCACTGGAGCGAGCAGAAAAAGTTGATGCTGGCGAGATTTCTGGGCGATTGGCGGGCGTGCCATTTGTTGTGAAGGACAATTTTTTGGCGTTTGGTGCGCCAACGACTGCCGCTTCAAAAATGCTAGAAAACTTTAATGCGCCATTACAGGCGACGGCTGTTGAGAAATTGGAAGCTGAAGGTGCGATTTTCATCGGTAAGGCGAACTTGGATGCTTTTGCACACGGTGGTTCGACGGAAAACTCGGCATTTGGTCCAACCAAGAATGCTGCTGATAAAACGCGAGTTGCTGGCGGATCATCTGGTGGATCGGCGGTAGTCACGGCGCTTGACGTGGTTCCGTTTGCGCTTGGTACGGATACTGGTGGTTCGATTCGTCAGCCAGCCAGCTTTAACGGAGTGGTTGGAATTAAGCCGACTTATGGGGCGGTTAGCCGTTATGGCGTAGTAGCGATGGCGTCAAGTACGGACACAATTGGTTGTTTTGCTACGAACGCAGAAGATACTGATTTGGTGATGGAAATTATGGCTGGTCGCGATGATAAAGATATGACGACTTTGCCTGATTTTTGGAATAATCAGCCAGAATTCGCAAAGAAAAAGATAGGTCTAGTCAAGCAGTGTATGACCGACGACGTGGACGCGGAAGTTCGCCAAAAAACGCTTGATTATGCGGAGAAATTGAAGCAGCTTGGTTACGAAATCGAGGAAGTAGATTTGAGCATGATGCAACATTCTCTGGCGATGTATTACATAATTGTGCCGGCGGAATTGTCCTCAAATTTGGCGCGATATGACGGTGTGCGATATGGTCATCGAGCGGCGGAAGTGAAAACTTTGGCGGAACTTTATGGTCGTAGTCGAAATGAAGGATTTATGACTGAGAATAAGCGACGAATCATGATAGGAAGTTTTGTATTGTCAAGCGGATTTTTCGATGCTTATTATATGCAGGCTCAAAAAGCCAGGACGCTGCTTATTGACGAATTTAAGAAGTTATTTACCAGATATGACGCGCTATTGATGCCGGTTGCGCCAACTCCTGCGTTTAAGATTGGGGAGAATGCTAGCGATCCGATAAAAATGTATTTGGCGGACATTATGACTGTGCCAGCAAGTTTGGCTGGACTTCCTGCAGTTGCCGCGCCAGCTGGAAATAGTGATGAAGGTTTGCCAATTGGCGTGCAGCTTATTGGCGATTACAAGTCGGACAAGAACTTGCTGAAGCTAGTTTCGGAAGTGGAGAAGATTTGA
- the gatC gene encoding Asp-tRNA(Asn)/Glu-tRNA(Gln) amidotransferase subunit GatC produces the protein MITISTSDIQHLASLSSLALTDDETDGLRQDLENIIGYIEQLSELDVSGVEPTYQVTGLSNVWREDEVQVGISVESLLDLAPEKQNNQVKVPQVL, from the coding sequence ATGATAACTATTTCTACCAGCGATATTCAGCACTTGGCGAGTTTGAGTAGTCTGGCATTAACTGATGACGAAACCGACGGACTGCGCCAAGATTTGGAAAATATAATTGGCTACATTGAGCAGTTGAGTGAGCTTGACGTGTCGGGTGTTGAGCCGACTTATCAGGTTACGGGGCTGAGCAATGTGTGGCGCGAAGATGAAGTTCAAGTGGGGATTTCTGTTGAGAGCCTGCTCGATTTGGCGCCGGAAAAACAGAATAACCAAGTGAAAGTTCCGCAGGTATTGTAA
- the uvrB gene encoding excinuclease ABC subunit UvrB, whose translation MNKFRLSSSYQPTGDQPRAIAQLVDGLEKGQREQTLLGVTGSGKTFTMANIIAERNVPTLVLAHNKTLAAQLFSEFKEFFPDNEVHYFVSYFDYYQPEAYIASSDTYIEKDSKINDEIDRLRHAATSALLTRRDVIIVASVSCIYGIGSPETYADMAIKLTVGERRVQDKFIRLLTDIQYKRNDIDFARGTFRVRGDVVDIFPAGQDTAIRVEFFGDEIERLTKIDPLTGEILDRPDQFTIFPSSHYSTPRERIEKAIVGIENEFNQRLKWFEDNGKFLEAQRLSQRTKYDLEMLKETGFVKGIENYSRYLTDREPGEQPATLIDYFPDDWLLLVDESHMTLPQVRGMYNGDRARKEVLVEHGFRLPSALDNRPLRFDEFNQHIHQAIYVSATPGDYELSHSPKPAEQLIRPTGLLDPPIEVRPTDGQVDDLMEEIRQTIAKGHRVLVTTLTKRMAEDLSAYLTENGVKTAYLHSEIDTLERGDILKDLRLGTYDVLVGINLLREGLDLPEVSLVAIMDADKEGFLRSEQALIQTIGRAARHVDGRVIMYGDNVTDSMRRAIDETNRRRAIQQKYNEEHNITPQTIQKKIDDGLRSIIPQKESDKKPKLNLKKIPKDEYPALIKDLTAQMELHSANLEFEKAAELRDLIAEIRHTM comes from the coding sequence GTGAATAAATTTCGCCTCTCTTCTTCATATCAGCCCACGGGCGATCAGCCGCGAGCAATTGCTCAGTTGGTCGATGGTTTGGAAAAAGGTCAGCGCGAGCAAACTTTGCTGGGTGTGACTGGTTCGGGGAAGACGTTTACAATGGCGAATATTATTGCCGAGCGCAATGTGCCGACGCTGGTTTTGGCTCACAATAAGACTTTGGCGGCACAACTTTTTTCTGAGTTTAAGGAATTTTTTCCAGACAATGAAGTCCACTATTTTGTTAGCTATTTTGACTACTACCAGCCAGAGGCGTACATCGCTTCAAGCGACACTTACATCGAGAAAGATTCGAAAATCAACGACGAAATTGATCGGCTTAGGCACGCGGCAACTTCTGCGTTATTGACGCGCCGCGATGTAATTATTGTGGCGAGTGTGAGCTGTATTTACGGCATTGGTTCGCCAGAAACTTACGCCGATATGGCTATTAAATTGACCGTTGGTGAGCGCCGAGTCCAGGACAAGTTTATTCGCCTATTGACCGACATTCAGTATAAGCGCAACGACATCGATTTTGCGCGTGGAACTTTTCGGGTGCGCGGCGATGTCGTGGATATTTTTCCAGCGGGTCAAGATACTGCGATTCGCGTGGAATTCTTTGGTGATGAAATTGAGCGGCTGACGAAGATCGACCCCTTGACTGGCGAGATTTTGGATCGTCCAGACCAATTTACAATTTTCCCATCCAGCCACTATTCGACACCACGTGAGCGAATTGAAAAAGCAATTGTTGGAATTGAAAATGAGTTTAATCAGCGACTGAAATGGTTTGAGGATAATGGCAAGTTTTTAGAGGCGCAAAGGCTGAGTCAGCGTACCAAATATGATTTGGAAATGCTGAAGGAAACTGGTTTTGTGAAAGGAATTGAGAATTATTCGCGCTATTTGACCGACCGAGAACCTGGCGAGCAGCCGGCAACTTTGATTGATTATTTTCCGGACGATTGGCTACTTTTGGTTGACGAATCGCACATGACGTTGCCGCAAGTTCGGGGAATGTACAACGGTGATCGCGCCCGTAAGGAAGTTTTGGTTGAGCATGGTTTTCGTCTTCCAAGCGCGCTGGACAATCGCCCACTTCGATTTGATGAGTTCAATCAGCATATTCATCAGGCAATTTATGTTTCCGCTACGCCGGGAGATTATGAACTTTCTCACTCGCCAAAGCCAGCTGAGCAGCTTATTCGACCGACTGGGTTGCTTGATCCGCCGATTGAAGTTCGACCGACCGACGGGCAGGTTGATGATTTGATGGAGGAAATTCGCCAGACGATTGCGAAAGGTCATCGCGTGTTGGTGACGACACTAACCAAGCGAATGGCGGAGGACTTGAGCGCTTATTTGACGGAAAACGGCGTGAAGACGGCGTATTTGCATAGCGAAATTGATACACTGGAACGTGGTGATATTCTGAAAGATTTGCGACTTGGAACGTATGACGTGCTGGTTGGAATTAATCTATTGCGTGAAGGTTTGGACCTTCCGGAGGTCAGTTTGGTGGCAATTATGGACGCTGATAAGGAAGGTTTCTTGCGTAGTGAGCAGGCGCTAATTCAGACGATTGGGCGAGCGGCGCGGCACGTTGATGGGCGAGTTATTATGTATGGCGACAATGTTACGGATAGTATGCGTCGAGCAATTGACGAAACGAATCGACGTCGAGCGATCCAGCAGAAATATAACGAAGAGCATAATATTACGCCGCAAACTATTCAGAAGAAGATTGACGACGGTTTGCGCTCGATTATCCCGCAAAAAGAATCTGATAAAAAGCCAAAGCTTAACCTGAAGAAAATTCCAAAAGACGAATATCCAGCTTTGATTAAAGATCTGACGGCGCAAATGGAACTACATAGCGCTAATTTGGAATTTGAAAAAGCGGCAGAACTGCGTGACTTAATTGCAGAAATCCGTCATACAATGTAG
- a CDS encoding TIGR00730 family Rossman fold protein: protein MMTPKNVCIPRELQLQAAMFRLGKVDDEIHAGYEILQKYHKTVTFFGSARITEDNEYYQKAKDLAFQLAKEGYTIITGGGGGIMEAANRGAMEAGGKSVGFNIRLPHEQSLNNYTTDSFAFTHFAPRKIVMTLLADAYVCFPGGFGTMDEICEIITLTQTKKMAPVPIVLFDKKFWGKWDDFVCENMLPNKLISDGDEKTYTITEDITEVVELIRNQRTCCDR from the coding sequence ATGATGACACCGAAAAATGTTTGTATTCCGCGCGAATTGCAACTTCAGGCTGCGATGTTCAGATTAGGAAAAGTCGATGACGAAATTCATGCCGGCTATGAAATTCTCCAAAAATATCATAAAACCGTAACTTTTTTTGGATCAGCCAGGATAACTGAAGATAATGAATATTACCAAAAAGCCAAAGACTTAGCATTTCAATTAGCTAAAGAAGGCTACACAATCATCACCGGCGGTGGTGGCGGAATTATGGAAGCGGCAAACCGCGGCGCTATGGAAGCTGGCGGAAAATCAGTCGGATTCAACATTCGCTTGCCACACGAGCAATCCTTAAACAACTATACGACAGATTCGTTCGCATTCACTCACTTCGCGCCGCGAAAAATCGTTATGACGCTTCTGGCTGATGCGTACGTTTGTTTCCCCGGCGGATTCGGTACAATGGATGAAATTTGTGAGATCATCACATTGACACAAACTAAGAAAATGGCGCCAGTGCCAATTGTTCTGTTTGATAAAAAATTCTGGGGTAAATGGGATGATTTTGTTTGCGAAAATATGCTTCCAAACAAGCTGATATCTGACGGCGATGAAAAAACCTACACAATTACTGAAGACATTACGGAAGTAGTTGAGCTAATTAGGAATCAGCGAACTTGTTGCGACCGATAG
- a CDS encoding carbohydrate kinase family protein, producing MAKIITVGAAIQDVFLSQSDALTPVCESPEHCFARLDLGAKADVNQIHFSTGGGATNAAVTFSRQGHYASFMGAIGHDPAGQAVIADLDKENIDTHLVRYSPKYSTGYSVLLLASNGERTILTYRGASTHYHESDFDLSEEDADWLYVSTLAGNMLMLHKLFQQAKRRDMKICFNPGKKELAQKDKLLGLLSDVDVLTLNKEEMQQLVSGEDLEALVRRGLRLVPVVLVTDGVNGSIASDGKTIVRALMYDDRPSIDRTGAGDAFASGFLSEWARSGNLKNSVIMGSANASSVVMKIGAKAGILYAGTVLHAMPIQEREL from the coding sequence ATGGCAAAAATAATCACCGTTGGTGCGGCAATTCAAGACGTATTTTTAAGCCAATCAGACGCACTGACGCCAGTTTGTGAAAGTCCAGAACACTGTTTTGCGCGACTAGATTTAGGGGCGAAAGCCGACGTAAACCAGATTCATTTTTCGACTGGCGGTGGCGCTACAAACGCCGCGGTAACGTTTTCCAGGCAAGGGCATTACGCTAGTTTTATGGGCGCAATCGGTCATGATCCAGCTGGGCAAGCAGTGATTGCTGACTTGGATAAGGAAAATATTGACACGCATTTGGTGAGGTACTCGCCAAAATACAGCACGGGATATTCAGTCTTACTATTAGCCTCAAATGGCGAGCGGACAATTTTAACATACCGCGGTGCTTCTACTCATTATCACGAGTCAGACTTTGATTTATCAGAGGAAGATGCGGATTGGCTATATGTTTCAACATTGGCGGGAAATATGCTGATGCTTCACAAATTATTCCAGCAAGCCAAGCGTCGCGATATGAAAATATGCTTTAATCCTGGAAAGAAGGAATTGGCACAAAAAGATAAATTGCTGGGATTATTGTCTGATGTCGATGTTTTAACTTTGAACAAAGAAGAAATGCAGCAATTGGTATCCGGCGAGGATTTGGAGGCCTTGGTTAGAAGAGGTTTGAGATTAGTTCCGGTCGTTTTAGTGACGGACGGCGTAAATGGCTCGATTGCAAGCGATGGAAAAACTATCGTGCGAGCGCTGATGTACGACGACAGACCGTCAATTGACAGAACTGGCGCTGGAGATGCGTTTGCGTCGGGATTTTTGAGTGAATGGGCGCGAAGCGGCAATTTGAAAAACTCTGTGATTATGGGCAGCGCGAACGCTAGTTCGGTGGTTATGAAAATTGGAGCAAAGGCTGGAATTTTATATGCTGGCACAGTACTTCATGCTATGCCAATTCAAGAAAGGGAATTATAA
- a CDS encoding class II fructose-bisphosphate aldolase, producing the protein MGLSISEIRKNTTRARHLMQRTRAQRFAVGAFNIDNQETLIAVARAAQKLQSPVLVEVSDAEVKAMGLENVRDLVDNYKAEYGIEMYLNLDHGPTVEGCKRAIDAGYEFIHIDISQANHNASDEEIIAKTREVVEYAKFTGALVESEPHYFGGSSNVHTEDINYEEIKKTFSTPEGARAFVEATGIDTFAAAIGNLHGKYPVPKVLDLDLLADIREAIHCQISLHGGSGTPLHYFEDAAKIGVSKININSDMRYTFRTTLEKTLRENPNEYAIVKLMPPVYAAVQEVVESKIKAFNSVRKAVV; encoded by the coding sequence ATGGGATTATCGATTTCAGAGATTCGGAAAAACACGACACGGGCGCGTCATTTAATGCAGCGGACACGGGCGCAGCGTTTTGCGGTTGGGGCGTTTAATATTGACAATCAAGAAACGCTAATTGCGGTGGCGCGGGCGGCGCAAAAACTTCAATCGCCAGTGTTGGTTGAGGTTTCCGACGCCGAAGTGAAGGCTATGGGTCTAGAGAACGTTCGCGATCTGGTGGACAATTATAAGGCTGAGTACGGAATTGAAATGTATTTGAATTTGGACCACGGTCCGACGGTTGAGGGCTGTAAGCGAGCGATTGATGCTGGATATGAGTTTATCCATATTGATATTTCTCAGGCGAATCATAACGCCTCTGATGAGGAAATTATTGCGAAGACTCGTGAAGTTGTTGAATATGCCAAGTTTACTGGTGCGCTAGTGGAATCTGAGCCGCATTATTTTGGCGGAAGTTCAAATGTTCATACGGAAGATATAAATTACGAGGAGATAAAAAAGACTTTCTCTACGCCAGAGGGTGCGCGTGCGTTTGTCGAGGCGACTGGAATTGACACTTTTGCGGCGGCGATTGGCAATTTGCATGGCAAATATCCAGTTCCGAAAGTGTTGGATTTGGATTTGTTGGCTGACATTCGTGAGGCGATTCATTGTCAGATTTCGTTGCACGGTGGGTCTGGCACGCCGCTGCATTATTTTGAGGATGCTGCGAAAATTGGCGTTTCTAAAATCAATATCAATTCTGATATGCGCTACACTTTCCGAACGACTCTGGAAAAGACATTACGTGAAAATCCAAATGAGTATGCTATCGTTAAATTAATGCCGCCAGTTTATGCCGCTGTACAGGAAGTGGTGGAGTCGAAGATTAAGGCGTTTAATTCCGTACGAAAGGCAGTGGTTTAA
- a CDS encoding transketolase family protein, translating into MSFLMENWQNLELAVIRVGFGEGLVDIAKKNNLVVALSADLMESVGFGKFYEEIGKPRAIEVGVAEQNLVTVASGLAAMGNIPFAASYAAFSPGRNWEQIRTTICLNNQPVKLVGSHAGLNVGPDGATHQMLEDIALMRSLPNMVVLAPGDANEAKLMAAAMAGDKHPNYVRLPREKTPLFLNQSTFEIGKSYTLRRGKDVALFGAGTMTYQLLLAAEKLANEYDIQAEVIHFPTIKPLDEEVVLNVAQKCQAVITAEEGQIAGGFGSSVAEVLSENMPVKMKRIGVNDAFGESGKMSELWQKHGLDVDSIVRSVVNFLQ; encoded by the coding sequence ATGAGTTTCTTAATGGAAAATTGGCAGAATTTGGAACTTGCAGTAATTCGCGTTGGCTTTGGCGAAGGCTTGGTTGATATTGCGAAGAAGAATAATTTGGTGGTAGCGCTGAGCGCGGATTTGATGGAAAGCGTTGGCTTTGGTAAGTTTTACGAGGAAATCGGGAAGCCGCGGGCAATTGAAGTTGGCGTGGCGGAACAGAATTTGGTTACCGTGGCGTCTGGATTGGCGGCTATGGGAAATATTCCGTTTGCAGCCAGTTATGCGGCGTTTAGTCCGGGTCGCAACTGGGAGCAGATTCGCACGACTATTTGCCTTAATAATCAGCCGGTCAAGCTGGTCGGTTCTCATGCAGGGCTTAATGTCGGTCCAGACGGCGCGACACATCAGATGTTGGAAGATATTGCGCTGATGCGAAGTTTGCCTAATATGGTGGTTTTGGCGCCCGGTGATGCTAATGAAGCCAAGCTAATGGCGGCGGCAATGGCTGGAGATAAACACCCAAACTACGTAAGATTGCCAAGAGAAAAAACACCGCTATTCCTGAATCAATCTACTTTTGAGATTGGAAAAAGTTATACGTTGAGGCGCGGCAAAGATGTTGCCTTGTTTGGAGCTGGCACGATGACTTATCAATTGTTGTTGGCAGCGGAAAAGCTTGCGAATGAATATGACATTCAGGCGGAAGTGATTCATTTCCCGACGATTAAACCGCTGGATGAAGAGGTCGTACTTAACGTAGCTCAAAAATGCCAGGCTGTCATTACGGCGGAAGAGGGGCAGATTGCTGGTGGATTTGGCTCAAGCGTGGCAGAAGTTCTTAGTGAGAATATGCCGGTGAAGATGAAGCGAATTGGTGTTAATGACGCGTTTGGAGAGTCGGGCAAGATGTCTGAATTGTGGCAAAAGCATGGCTTGGATGTCGATTCAATTGTTCGTAGTGTTGTCAATTTTCTCCAGTGA
- a CDS encoding transketolase, with translation MDIDATTNLKKISQQLRKSVIRELSEAGSGHSAGCLGFADVMAVLYFHAMRLDPENPDWKDRDIFVMSNGHYAPLLYATLAERGFFDKKELANLRKFGSKLQGHPERGSLPGIETTSGPLGCGLSQAAGMAYSLQYLGGNSERFVYCSLGDGELDEGNIWEAAMFAKKYNLANLITIVDRNNIQIGGDTEKVMPLGELADKWRSFGWNAQEIDGHNHSAIIQAIDKAKNSRQPSVIIAHTIPGRGVDFMEYDYHWHGKSPDAEEAERALAQLSEGGGE, from the coding sequence ATGGATATTGACGCTACAACTAATCTGAAGAAAATATCGCAACAATTGCGAAAGTCTGTCATTCGTGAGCTATCCGAGGCTGGTTCGGGTCATTCTGCTGGGTGTTTGGGTTTTGCTGATGTTATGGCGGTTTTGTATTTTCATGCCATGCGACTAGATCCTGAGAATCCAGATTGGAAAGATCGGGATATTTTCGTGATGAGTAACGGTCATTATGCTCCGCTTTTATATGCGACGCTGGCGGAGCGGGGATTTTTCGATAAAAAAGAACTCGCTAATTTGCGAAAATTTGGCTCCAAGCTCCAAGGTCATCCAGAACGCGGCAGTTTACCGGGAATTGAAACGACTAGCGGTCCTCTGGGCTGCGGTCTAAGTCAGGCGGCCGGCATGGCGTATTCATTGCAATATTTGGGTGGCAATTCTGAGCGATTCGTTTACTGTAGTTTGGGCGATGGCGAGCTTGACGAAGGAAATATTTGGGAAGCGGCGATGTTTGCGAAAAAATATAATCTGGCGAATTTGATTACGATTGTTGATAGAAATAATATTCAGATTGGTGGCGATACGGAAAAGGTGATGCCACTAGGTGAGTTGGCGGACAAATGGCGAAGTTTTGGCTGGAATGCGCAGGAGATTGACGGACATAATCATTCGGCGATAATTCAGGCGATTGATAAGGCAAAGAATTCTCGGCAGCCGAGCGTGATAATTGCGCATACAATTCCTGGTCGCGGCGTTGATTTTATGGAATATGATTATCATTGGCATGGAAAATCTCCTGACGCCGAGGAAGCGGAGCGGGCGCTTGCTCAATTGAGTGAAGGAGGTGGCGAATGA